The Pseudomonas sp. FP198 genomic interval CATGAATGCCGGCTGGTCCAACGCTTTCGCGAGCAGGCTCGCTCCCACAGGGTGATGGGGCGTCAGTGAGAATGACGCGGCACCTCGGCGCCACGGCAGCCCACCAGGAAGTCGAAGTCGCAACCCTGGTCGGCTTGCAGCACATGGTCGATATACAGCTGGCGATAGCCACCGACCAGCAATTGTTGCGGTGGCGCCAGGTCGGCCAGGCGCGCGGCGAGTTCGGCGTCGGGGATGTCCAGGTGCAAGCGGCCGCTGGCGCAATCGAGTTCGATCCAGTCACCTTCTTTCACCGCGGCCAAAGGCCCACCGGCCGCCGCTTCCGGTGCCACATGCAGCACCACGGTGCCGTAGGCGGTGCCGCTCATGCGCGCGTCGGAAATACGCACCATGTCAGTCACGCCCTGGGCCAGCAGCTTGGCCGGCAAGCCCATGTTGCCGACTTCGGCCATGCCTGGATAACCCTTCGGTCCGCAATTCTTCATGACCAGGATCGAGTCTGCATCGACGTCGAGTTCCGGATCGTTGATCCGCGCCTTGTACTCGTCGAAGTTCTCGAACACCACCGCGCGACCGCGATGCTGCATCAGTTCGGCGGTGGCCGCGGACGGCTTGAGCACTGCGCCCAATGGTGCCAGGTTGCCGCGCAGTACGCAGATGCCGCCGTCGGCGCGGATCGGGTTGTCGAGAGTGCGAATGACTTCGTCCTGGCCGTAGATCGGCGCGTCCTTGGTGTTTTCGCCGAGGCTCTTGCCGTTCACCGTCAGTGCGTTCGGGTGGGGGATCAGGTTGGCTTCGCCGAGGCGTCGGAGCACGGCGGGCAGGCCGCCGGCGTAGTAGAACTCTTCCATCAGGAAACGCCCGGACGGTTGCAGGTCGACGATGGTCGGCATACCACGACCGATGCGGGTCCAGTCGTCCAGGTCCAGCTGCACGCCGATGCGCCCGGCGATGGCCTTGAGGTGAATCACCGCGTTGGTCGAACCGCCAATGGCGGCGTTGACGCGAATGGCGTTTTCGAAGGCTTCCTTGGTCAGGATCTTCGACAGCTTCAAGTCTTCGCGGACCATTTCCACGGCGCGCATGCCGGACATGTGCGCTAGCACATAACGGCGCGCATCCACCGCCGGAATCGCCGCGTTGTGCGGCAGGGAAGTGCCAAGCGCCTCGGCCATGCAGGCCATGGTCGACGCCGTGCCCATGGTATTGCAGGTCCCGGCCGAGCGGGACATGCCGCCCTCGGCCGCGAGAAAGTCATCGATGGTGATGGTGCCGGCCTTGACCTGTTCGCTCAACTGCCAGACCACGGTGCCCGAGCCGATGTCCTGGCCCTTGTGCTTGCCGTTGAGCATCGGCCCGCCGGTGACGACGATGGCCGGCACGTCGCAACTGGCGGCGCCCATCAGCAGGGCCGGAGTGGTCTTGTCGCAACCGGTGAGCAATACCACGCCATCAATCGGGTTGCCGCGAATCGCCTCTTCCACGTCCATGCTCGCCAGGTTGCGGGTCAGCATGGCGGTGGGGCGCAGGTTCGATTCGCCGTTGGAGAACACCG includes:
- a CDS encoding IlvD/Edd family dehydratase, with the translated sequence MSDKKPSLRSAQWFGTADKNGFMYRSWMKNQGIADHQFHGKPIIGICNTWSELTPCNAHFRQIAEHVKRGVIEAGGFPVEFPVFSNGESNLRPTAMLTRNLASMDVEEAIRGNPIDGVVLLTGCDKTTPALLMGAASCDVPAIVVTGGPMLNGKHKGQDIGSGTVVWQLSEQVKAGTITIDDFLAAEGGMSRSAGTCNTMGTASTMACMAEALGTSLPHNAAIPAVDARRYVLAHMSGMRAVEMVREDLKLSKILTKEAFENAIRVNAAIGGSTNAVIHLKAIAGRIGVQLDLDDWTRIGRGMPTIVDLQPSGRFLMEEFYYAGGLPAVLRRLGEANLIPHPNALTVNGKSLGENTKDAPIYGQDEVIRTLDNPIRADGGICVLRGNLAPLGAVLKPSAATAELMQHRGRAVVFENFDEYKARINDPELDVDADSILVMKNCGPKGYPGMAEVGNMGLPAKLLAQGVTDMVRISDARMSGTAYGTVVLHVAPEAAAGGPLAAVKEGDWIELDCASGRLHLDIPDAELAARLADLAPPQQLLVGGYRQLYIDHVLQADQGCDFDFLVGCRGAEVPRHSH